From one Lycium ferocissimum isolate CSIRO_LF1 chromosome 7, AGI_CSIRO_Lferr_CH_V1, whole genome shotgun sequence genomic stretch:
- the LOC132064178 gene encoding uncharacterized protein LOC132064178 isoform X1 — protein sequence MGSSNSRIRASSSSSSGSGSGSGSRPKRSKLKLSSLLCGASTSHELEDYPQPLVGDFSRNSVVESSTFSSEVGHATQLETGSSSESTSGLIQDAFVEYNLINAEVSINSACLSNDKHSICDQARGSLAAAVSTESLTCLNTEDPHSVPEECRSSCSPVDSMENQGDVHIESSSDSRSISVASDSIPRHQFNDGDASEEATTSSSGFLLLDSEHGVTSTQDVLHVDVVSISSDILASSIADIGTQETRRNSRRLFWDAISRRSLRRHSDSPTIVFATGHADDLGSRDRWLIDFNGDLHYDGVGGFDSGYGAGRNHRRSEQRQPTRSEISERVLEGLGSRVPQQNLCSSGLHPDGTCSCEPLLTTEDFSTLASISRIIMLAEALFEVLDEIHRQSFTLSLSTLSLPAPDSVVDSFPLKYHKKLEAVDNAPTDVQQCHICLAEYEEGDKLRVLPCRHEYHMHCIDKWLKEVNRVCPVCRCNVCENPGVGSVSNSEAS from the exons ATGGGTTCCAGCAACAGTCGTATAagagcatcatcatcatcatcatccggGTCGGGTTCGGGGTCCGGGTCAAGACCCAAACGGAGCAAGCTcaaactttcttctctcctTTGTGGTGCCTCCACTTCACATGAG CTTGAAGATTATCCCCAACCTCTCGTTGGTGATTTTTCCCGTAATTCCGTAGTAGAATCTTCAACATTTAGTTCAGAAGTTGGTCATGCTACTCAACTTGAGACTGGATCCTCATCAGAAAGCACTAGTGGTCTTATTCAGGATGCTTTTGTTGAATATAATTTGATAAATGCCGAAGTGAGCATCAATAGTGCATGCCTTTCAAATGACAAACATTCAATATGTGACCAG GCAAGAGGCAGCTTGGCTGCAGCCGTTAGTACTGAATCTTTGACGTGCTTGAATACTGAAGACCCTCACAGTGTGCCAGAGGAGTGCAGAAGCTCATGTTCACCTGTGGATTCAATGGAGAATCAGGGGGATGTACATATTGAGTCAAGTTCTGATTCTAGATCTATTTCTGTTGCTTCCGACTCTATACCTAGGCATCAATTTAACGATGGTGATGCCTCTGAAGAAGCAACAACTTCAAGTTCAGGATTTCTTTTGTTGGATAGTGAGCATGGAGTAACCTCCACTCAAGATGTGCTACATGTTGATGTGGTGAGTATCTCTTCCGACATTTTAGCTAGTAGCATTGCTGATATAGGCActcaagaaacaagaagaaacaGTAGGAGGCTCTTTTGGGATGCTATATCAAGACGCAGTTTAAGAAGGCATAGTGATTCTCCAACCATTGTTTTCGCTACTGGTCATGCTGATGATCTAGGATCTCGTGACAGATGGCTAATTGATTTTAATGGTGATCTCCACTATGATGGAGTTGGTGGATTTGATTCTGGTTATGGGGCTGGTAGAAATCATCGCAGAAGTGAACAAAGACAGCCAACAAGATCCGAG ATATCtgaaagagttcttgaaggCCTCGGTAGTCGAGTTCCACAGCAAAATCTTTGCTCATCAGGGCTTCATCCTGATGGTACATGTTCATGTGAACCATTACTCACAACTGAAGATTTCAGTACACTTGCAAGTATTTCACGAATAATTATGCTTGCTGAGGCCttatttgag GTGCTGGATGAGATTCATCGACAATCTTTCACACTTTCGCTATCTACGCTTTCACTTCCAGCTCCAGATTCTGTTGTGGACTCGTTTCCTCTCAAGTATCACAAGAAGTTAGAAGCTGTAGACAATGCTCCTACTGATGTCCAACA GTGCCACATTTGTTTGGCAGAGTATGAGGAGGGTGACAAACTGAGGGTCCTCCCTTGCCGCCATGAATATCATATGCATTGTATCGATAAATGGCTTAAGGAAGTAAACCG GGTATGCCCAGTTTGCCGGTGCAATGTTTGCGAGAATCCTGGGGTTGGTTCTGTCTCAAATTCAGAAGCTTCTTAA
- the LOC132064178 gene encoding uncharacterized protein LOC132064178 isoform X2, with protein MMDLFLCFCILLEDYPQPLVGDFSRNSVVESSTFSSEVGHATQLETGSSSESTSGLIQDAFVEYNLINAEVSINSACLSNDKHSICDQARGSLAAAVSTESLTCLNTEDPHSVPEECRSSCSPVDSMENQGDVHIESSSDSRSISVASDSIPRHQFNDGDASEEATTSSSGFLLLDSEHGVTSTQDVLHVDVVSISSDILASSIADIGTQETRRNSRRLFWDAISRRSLRRHSDSPTIVFATGHADDLGSRDRWLIDFNGDLHYDGVGGFDSGYGAGRNHRRSEQRQPTRSEISERVLEGLGSRVPQQNLCSSGLHPDGTCSCEPLLTTEDFSTLASISRIIMLAEALFEVLDEIHRQSFTLSLSTLSLPAPDSVVDSFPLKYHKKLEAVDNAPTDVQQCHICLAEYEEGDKLRVLPCRHEYHMHCIDKWLKEVNRVCPVCRCNVCENPGVGSVSNSEAS; from the exons ATGATGGActtgtttttgtgtttttgCATTTTG CTTGAAGATTATCCCCAACCTCTCGTTGGTGATTTTTCCCGTAATTCCGTAGTAGAATCTTCAACATTTAGTTCAGAAGTTGGTCATGCTACTCAACTTGAGACTGGATCCTCATCAGAAAGCACTAGTGGTCTTATTCAGGATGCTTTTGTTGAATATAATTTGATAAATGCCGAAGTGAGCATCAATAGTGCATGCCTTTCAAATGACAAACATTCAATATGTGACCAG GCAAGAGGCAGCTTGGCTGCAGCCGTTAGTACTGAATCTTTGACGTGCTTGAATACTGAAGACCCTCACAGTGTGCCAGAGGAGTGCAGAAGCTCATGTTCACCTGTGGATTCAATGGAGAATCAGGGGGATGTACATATTGAGTCAAGTTCTGATTCTAGATCTATTTCTGTTGCTTCCGACTCTATACCTAGGCATCAATTTAACGATGGTGATGCCTCTGAAGAAGCAACAACTTCAAGTTCAGGATTTCTTTTGTTGGATAGTGAGCATGGAGTAACCTCCACTCAAGATGTGCTACATGTTGATGTGGTGAGTATCTCTTCCGACATTTTAGCTAGTAGCATTGCTGATATAGGCActcaagaaacaagaagaaacaGTAGGAGGCTCTTTTGGGATGCTATATCAAGACGCAGTTTAAGAAGGCATAGTGATTCTCCAACCATTGTTTTCGCTACTGGTCATGCTGATGATCTAGGATCTCGTGACAGATGGCTAATTGATTTTAATGGTGATCTCCACTATGATGGAGTTGGTGGATTTGATTCTGGTTATGGGGCTGGTAGAAATCATCGCAGAAGTGAACAAAGACAGCCAACAAGATCCGAG ATATCtgaaagagttcttgaaggCCTCGGTAGTCGAGTTCCACAGCAAAATCTTTGCTCATCAGGGCTTCATCCTGATGGTACATGTTCATGTGAACCATTACTCACAACTGAAGATTTCAGTACACTTGCAAGTATTTCACGAATAATTATGCTTGCTGAGGCCttatttgag GTGCTGGATGAGATTCATCGACAATCTTTCACACTTTCGCTATCTACGCTTTCACTTCCAGCTCCAGATTCTGTTGTGGACTCGTTTCCTCTCAAGTATCACAAGAAGTTAGAAGCTGTAGACAATGCTCCTACTGATGTCCAACA GTGCCACATTTGTTTGGCAGAGTATGAGGAGGGTGACAAACTGAGGGTCCTCCCTTGCCGCCATGAATATCATATGCATTGTATCGATAAATGGCTTAAGGAAGTAAACCG GGTATGCCCAGTTTGCCGGTGCAATGTTTGCGAGAATCCTGGGGTTGGTTCTGTCTCAAATTCAGAAGCTTCTTAA
- the LOC132064179 gene encoding E3 ubiquitin-protein ligase ATL4 — MSGYFPQPPPLPMPFTATVNGGATPITAIPQPVDNTAIINDNPPPSPSPSSSSSFIIVIIVIASAIIVSATIYLILRLLSRRFHRSFRTYAAADDVVSHSAAATAVNGNRCLENQRSIEDEKLLDSLPLFKFGSVTGNLTGVDCAVCLSKFEPDDQLRLLPLCCHAFHSSCIDAWLVTNQTCPLCRSTVYPTDEDVLSKVLASENNELQRNGSFRIEIGSISHRRGGGSDSVSNQRSYSVGSFDYIVDDGYEVSVNSIHRRGVSECSDKESSIGVAVPAPPGESIASDISGGGGRSWLRDYVDRIGSFSLSSRSTSFRSSGRFFNGSGRRSDTVVPIDDLEAGRIGEEISELFRWLSGV; from the coding sequence ATGTCCGGCTATTTTCCTCAGCCTCCACCACTCCCAATGCCCTTCACCGCCACTGTCAACGGCGGAGCTACTCCCATCACCGCCATTCCTCAACCTGTTGATAACACTGCCATTATCAATGATAATCCTCCTCCATCTCCATCtccatcttcatcttcttccttcATTATAGTTATCATCGTTATTGCTTCTGCTATTATCGTTTCCGCTACTATATACCTCATCCTTCGCCTCCTCTCACGGCGGTTCCACCGCTCTTTCCGTACATACGCCGCCGCTGACGACGTCGTATCACATTCCGCTGCTGCTACGGCTGTTAACGGAAACCGTTGCTTAGAGAACCAAAGGAGTATCGAAGATGAGAAGTTGCTTGATTCGTTACCGCTTTTTAAGTTCGGTTCAGTTACTGGTAACTTAACTGGTGTTGACTGTGCCGTTTGCTTATCAAAATTCGAACCGGACGATCAGTTGAGACTACTTCCGTTATGTTGTCACGCGTTTCATAGCAGTTGTATAGACGCGTGGCTTGTAACGAACCAGACTTGTCCGCTTTGCAGGTCTACTGTATACCCTACAGACGAAGACGTGTTAAGTAAAGTATTAGCTTCAGAAAATAATGAGCTACAGCGTAATGGTAGTTTTCGTATTGAAATCGGTAGTATAAGTCACCGACGTGGCGGTGGTTCAGATTCCGTCAGTAATCAGAGATCATATTCTGTGGGCTCATTTGATTACATTGTGGATGACGGTTACGAAGTTTCAGTTAACTCTATTCATCGGAGAGGTGTTTCTGAATGTTCTGATAAGGAATCATCGATTGGTGTTGCTGTACCGGCGCCACCTGGTGAGAGTATAGCTTCTGATATTTCTGGTGGTGGTGGACGGAGTTGGCTAAGGGATTATGTTGATAGAATTGGTTCGTTTTCTCTATCGTCTCGATCAACGTCGTTTCGAAGCTCTGGTAGGTTTTTCAACGGAAGTGGCCGACGGAGCGATACTGTTGTTCCTATTGATGATTTGGAAGCTGGTCGGATTGGGGAAGAGATTAGTGAATTGTTTCGATGGCTTTCAGGGGTATGA